The DNA sequence TGGCCTGGGGGCCGTGGAGCACCGACGCGCTCGCCGACCGGCTACGGGAACTGGGGCTCGGCTCCCTGGAACCGGCGGAGGGGATCGCGGTGCTGCGCCGGACGATCGGCGGCGGTGCGGAAGGGACCGTGCTCGCGGCCGCCATCGACTGGAAGCGGTTCGGCGAGGTGTTCACCACCGCCCGCCCCAGCCGGCTGTTCGACCTGCTGCCGGAGTTCGCGGACGCGCGGGAGCCCGGGGCCCTCGGTGCGCCGGCCGGTCCGCGGACGGTGGCACCGGAGCTGCGGGAGGCGTCCGGGCCGGAGCGCGAGCGGATGCTGCTCGATGTGGTGCGCGCACACGCGGCCGCCGTCCTGGGCCATGCCTCGGCGGAGGAGGTGGACGGCGAGCGGGGGTTCCTGGAGATGGGGTTCGCCTCGCTCGGGGCGATCGAGCTGCGGGACCGGCTGACGGCCGCCACCGGGCTGACCCTGCCCGCGACGGTGGTCTACGACTGCCCGACCCCGGTCGCCCTGGCCGGGTATCTGAGCGCGGAGCTGACCGCCACCGCCGGACCGGGCGCCGGGGAGTGAACGACGGAGAGGGGCCCGTGGACACCATTGTCCACGGGCCCCTCTCCGTCGTTCCGCCGCCCGCCTCCAACGGCCGGACGGTCAGTCCCTGCCGACGGTCAGCCCCTGCCGATCCGCCGCAGGAAGTGGCCCAGCCGCTCGGGGTCGGGCTGCTGGGCCTCCCACTGGTCGGCGCCCTTGCCGGTGCCGAAGTCGACGGTCGGCAGAACGCGCGGGAAGAGCGGTCCGCCCATCGGCTCGCCGGGCTCCAGACCCGGGTCCCACAGGATGGGCATGACGCCCTTCTTGGGCTGGAAGGTGACGCCGTCGCCGAGCCAGCGGGAGACGAAGGCCCGGCGGCCGTGGGCCGGCGCGGTGCCGGTGGACCCGTGCAGCGCGGCGGGGTGGAAGATGACCGCGTCGCCGGGGGCCAGATCCCAGGCGAGCAGGTCCTCCTCGTCCCAGGTGAGCACGTCCCGCCGGGTTTCGGACCGCGCTCCGCCCCCCGACTCCGCTCCGGCCCCCGACTCCGGTGTGGTCCCCGCCTCCGGTGTGGTCTGCCCCGCCTGCATGGCCCGGTGCATCAGGCTGGAGGTGACCGGGGCCCGGTCCCGCTCCCAGCGGTGCGAGCCACGGACGACGGTCAGGGCGGCCGTTTCGGGACCGCAGTGGTCCAGGGCGATCCACATCGCGCAGACCTGGTCCCCGTCGATGGGGAAGGACGTGGCGTCCTCGTGGAACGGAGTGGGCTTCGCGGTGCCCCGCGGCTTGGTGAACACCTGGTCGTAGAAGGCGGTGACGGTCTGTGAGCCGAAGAGCCGCTGGGCGACCCGGGAGGCCGGTGAGCGGAAGACGAAATCACGGAATGCCTCATGTGTCTTCCACATGAAAGCGTCGCCGTTCGCCTTTCCCTCGGAGAAGTCGGCGGTCGCCTGCGCCAGTACGGAGGGATTGGCCAGGACGTAGTCGACGGCCTCCGTTATCCGGGCCACCCACTCCTCGGAGAACAGTCCCGACGCTCGTATGGCGCCGTCCTCCCGGTAGGCGGCCACCTCCTCATTCGTGAGTTCGCGCAACGGTGCTTCGGGGGCTTGCACGGTCATGGCCACCTCGTCCCGTGGGAATTCGCCGATCGCAGTGTCGCGGTAACGCTACTGACGCGCGTTCACGACACCAACCCCTAATGCTGAAAATAGGGGCGGCAAAGGATGGAGTGATTGCTTCCGTGGGGCGTAGGGTCCGCCGACGTAAGGGTGGTGAAGTGTGGCCGCCGTCCAACTGGTCTGCGGAGGTACGAAGTTGAGTCCTCAAGGACACGTCCGGGAGGCGGACGTCATCGTGGCCGGAGCCGGGCCCACCGGGCTCATGCTGGCCCATGAGCTGGCCCTGGCGGGGGTACGGCCGACGGTGCTGGAAACCCTGGCGGAGCCCACCGGGCAGTCCAGAGCGCTGAATCTGCATCCACGTACGGCGGAAATCCTGGAGATGCGCGGCCTGTTGGCACGCCTCCAGGCACACCCCATTCAGCTGGGATTCCTGACGCGCAGCTTCTTCGCCGGAATTCCGGTGGCCCTCGACAATGAGCCGTTCGGCTCCCGGTTCCCGCAGCAGATCGGCGTCCTCCAGTCGCGGGTGGAAGCGATGCTCGAAGAACGGCTGGAAACCGTGCACGGAATCACCGTGGAGCGCGGCCGGGAACTCATCGGTTTCGAGCAGGACGAGCACGGCGTCACGGCCACCGTCCGGGGCCCGGAGGGCCGGGAGACGCTGCTGCGCGGCCGCTATCTCGTGGGGTGTGACGGTTCGCGGAGCAGGGTGCGCAGGGTGCTGGGCCTGCCGTTCGACGGCACGGACGGCGGCCCGCAGACCCGGGTGGCGGCCGATGTGGTGCTGGTGCGGCCGCCCGAGAAGTGGTTCGACGGCCAGGCCCCGCAAGGGGTCGGCGAGGTGGACGGACGCGATGTCCGGATGCTGCCGGACGTGGGACTGACCGGGATGATCACCCTGAGCGAGGGCGGCCGTCAGACCCACTTCTCGCTGGTGGGGCTCGAGAACGGGGTCTACCGGCTGATGTTCTCCGACCCCGAGCAGGTGGGCGGGCGGGCGATCCGCAGGGACGCCCCGATCACCGAGCGGGAGATCCAGGAGGTCCTCCACGCCGTCGGCGGTCCGGCCGCCGAGCTGAAGGAGCTGCTCTGGGCCTCCCGGTTCGGCGACGCCTGCCGTCAGGTGGACCGGTACCGGGTGGGGCGCGTCCTGCTCGCCGGGGACGCCGCCCACATCGTCTTCCCGATCGGCGGCCAGGGCATGAACCTCGGTCTCCAGGACGCCTTCAACCTCGGCTGGAAGCTGGCCGCCGCGGTGAACGGCTGGGCGCCGGACGGGCTCCTGGACACCTATCACCGCGAACGCCACCCGGTGGCCGCCGCGATCCTGGGCTCGGCCCGCGCGCAGTCCACTCTGCTGAGCCGGGAGCAGGACATGTCGGCGCTGCGCGACCTGCTGACCGCGCTGGTGGAGCTGCCGGAGACCAACCGGTACCTGGCGGGCCTCACCTCGGGCCTCACCATCCGCTACGGCGCACCCGAGGAAGCAGGCGGGACCGATGGAGCAGACGGAGCCGAGGGGGCCGACGGGGCCGAGGGCGCCGACGGAAACGGCCATCCCCTGGTGGGCCAGCTGATGCCGGACCTGGATCTGACCGTCGGCGGCGAACCGGTGCGCTTCGGCGAGCTGATGCACACGGGCCGGGGCGTGCTGCTGGAGCTACGGGAGGCGGACGGCCCCAGCCGGCTGGCGCCCGCCGTCCACGGCCGGGCCGACCGGCTCGGCCATGTGGTGGCCGGTCCGGCCGCGGGGCAGGATGTCCACGTCCGGGCCGCGCTCATCAGGCCGGACGGCCATGTGTGCTGGGCGTCCCGGCATGACACCGGCCCCGACGACGCGGCCCTGCGAGCGGCCCTGACCCGCTGGTTCGGCTGACGACTCCGCCCACCCGCCCGGCGGTCCTCGGAACGGACCGCCGGGCGTCGCCGTGCCGGTCACCTCACCGATCGGCCGTAGCGGGCTCAGGTGTGCGCCCGGCCGGTTCCCGCTTCTTCACCTGGGGGAGGAGCAGGGCCGGCAGGAGGGTGAGGGCGGTGAAGCCGAGGACCCACCAGAAGGTGGTGTCGAACGCCTTGGTCAGCGCGTCGGGGTCGGACGGCGACTGCCCGCCCTCGGTGTGCCGGGTGATCTGGCGTTGCAGGATGACCGAGAGCACCGCGGTGCCGAACGAGCCGCCCAGCCGCTGGATCACCGAGATGGCGCTGGTGGCCCGGGGGATCGCGGCCGGCTCCAGCCCCTGGTAGGCCGCGCTCATGATGGGCACCATCGAGGCCGCGATGCCGATCCCCCAGATCAGCAGGGACCCGCTGAGCAGCCACACACTGGTGTCCGGCTGGACCTGGGTGTAGGCGAGGGTGCCGGCCACGCCGATGGCCACACCGGTGAGCACGATGGGCCGGGAGCCGATCCGGTCGGTCAGTTTGCCGACGTAGGTCAGCGCGATGATGGTGCCGATGGACTGCGGGGCGAGCAGCAGTCCCGCGTCCAGCGCGCTCTTGTCGCGCACCTGCTGGTAGTAGAGCGGCATCAGCAGCATCGCGCCGAAGACGGACATGCCCCCCAGGAACATCAGCAACGTGGCCGCGGTGAACGAGCGGTGCCGGAACAGCCGCAGGTCCAGGACCGGGGTGATCCGGGTGCGCAGCGCGTGGGCCGCGAAGGCGGCCAGCAGGACGGCGCCCAGCGACAGGGAGACCACGACCGGGGTCGCCCCGAACCCCTCGGGCCTGCTGGTCTGCGACAGCCCGTAGATGATCGCCGCGAGGCCGGGGGACAGCAGCGACAGTCCGAGCACGTCCAGCCGGGCGGCGGTGTCGCTCCTGGTGTCGCGGGGGACGCCCCGCCAGGCCAGCAGCAGGGCGATCACACAGATGGGCACGTTGACGTAGAAGATCCAGCGCCAGCTGACGGAGTCGATGATGGCGCCGCCGACCAACGGACCGACGATCGGGGAGAGATGGCCGGGCACCGCCACGATGCTCATGATGCGGCCGATCCGCTGCGGACCGGCCGCGCGGACCAGGATGGTCTGCATCACCGGGGTGATCAGGCCGCCGCCGATGCCCTGGAGGACCCGGAAGGCGATCAGGCTGCCGACCGACCACGCGGCGCCGCAGAGCGCGGACCCGGCCAGGAAGGCGGTCAGCGAGAACAGCCACATCGTCCGGGCGCCGAAGCGTTCCACGGCCCAGCCGGTGAGCGGGATGACCGCCGACAGGGCCAGCAGATAGCCGGTGCTGGCCCATTGGATGGTGGAGATATCGGTGTCGAACTCGTGCGACAGGCCGTCGATCGCGACGCTGACGATCGTGGTGTCCAGCATCGACGCGATCGCGCCGATCACCAGGATCACGCCCAGTCGGATGAGTGCGGGGTCCAGCCGGTCGGATGCGGATTGCTCGGGGGCGGAAGAAGGGGCCCCCGTGGACGGGCTAGTCATGCGAGGGACTCTACACCGTGTGGTGTAGTTGCTGTATCCTCCTGTTCTGTGGTTACCAATGCACGGACTTCCGCCGTTGCCGACGCGCGCACTCCCACCGACTCGCGCACTCCCGCCGGCGCCGGCAAGCGGCTGCGCCAGGGGTCCCCGAAGAAGCGCGCGGCGATCGCACGGGCGGCGTTCGAGCTGTTCGTGGCCCAAGGCGTCGCCGGCACCAGCGTCGATGCCATCGCCGCCGAAGCGGGCGTCTCCAAGCGCACCGTCTACGACTACTACGGCAGCAAGGAGCGGCTCTTCCTCTCCGTCATAGAGGACGCCGAGGCGGCGTACGCGGAACAGTTCGCGGACATCCTGGACCGCACCCTTGGCGAGGTCGACGGCACCGACGGCACCGACGGCACCGACGACCTCGAGGCGGCCCTGGTCCGCTTCGGCCGCGAACTGGGCACCACCGTGGCGCGCTCGGTGGGCCGCGCCGCGGCGATCCGGCTGGTGATCACCGAGGCGGCCCACTTCCCCGTCCTGCTCGACCGCTGGCGGGGGCCGGGCATCGAGCAGCGGGCCCTGGCCGAGCGGCTGGGGGCGCTGGCCGAGCGCGGCGTCCTCGCCGTGCCCGACCCGGTGGAGGCCGCCGCCCACTTCGGGGCACTGGTGACCAGCAGCGTGAACCACCGGTCCCTCTTCGGAGTCGTGCCCGTGGGCGACGCCGAGATCGAGCGGATCGTCGTCAGCGGTGTCCGCGCGTTCCTCCTCGCCTACGGCCCCCACCGGCCCGCCCCCTGATGGCGGGCGCGATGCCCTTACAACGCCGCTCACCACGTCGCCTGCAACGTCGCTTACGTCGTCGCCCCGCTCGGTTGCAGCCAGACCGGCAGATCTACCCGGCTGCGCACGTCGAGCTTGCGATACGCCCTGGTCAGATGCTGCTCCACCGTGCTGACCGTGATGTAGAGCTTGCGCGCGATCTCCCGATTGGTGTGCCCCTTGGCCGCGAGGGCGGCCACCCGCCGTTCGGCGTCGCTCAGCGCGGTCACCCCCGCCGTGTCGATCAGCGGCTCGGTGTCCTCCTCCGCCAGGCACACCGACAGCCGCTGCCGCAGCGCGTCCGTACGGCACTCGGTGGCCACGTGCCATGCCCTGCGCGCCATCATCCGGGCCCGGTCGGACTCCCCCAGCGCGTAGTGGGCCTCGCTGAGATCGGTGAGGGTCTCCGCCAGCTCCAGTCGGTCGCCCTGCTCCTGGAGCTCCTCGGCGGCCTTGCGCAGCAGGTGGGGCCGCTGTTTGAGCTCACTACAGGCCGCCAGCGTGCGCAGGGCGATGCCATGGGTGCGGGAGCCCGTGGTGAGGGGCCGG is a window from the Streptomyces luomodiensis genome containing:
- a CDS encoding phytanoyl-CoA dioxygenase family protein gives rise to the protein MTVQAPEAPLRELTNEEVAAYREDGAIRASGLFSEEWVARITEAVDYVLANPSVLAQATADFSEGKANGDAFMWKTHEAFRDFVFRSPASRVAQRLFGSQTVTAFYDQVFTKPRGTAKPTPFHEDATSFPIDGDQVCAMWIALDHCGPETAALTVVRGSHRWERDRAPVTSSLMHRAMQAGQTTPEAGTTPESGAGAESGGGARSETRRDVLTWDEEDLLAWDLAPGDAVIFHPAALHGSTGTAPAHGRRAFVSRWLGDGVTFQPKKGVMPILWDPGLEPGEPMGGPLFPRVLPTVDFGTGKGADQWEAQQPDPERLGHFLRRIGRG
- a CDS encoding FAD-dependent monooxygenase; translation: MSPQGHVREADVIVAGAGPTGLMLAHELALAGVRPTVLETLAEPTGQSRALNLHPRTAEILEMRGLLARLQAHPIQLGFLTRSFFAGIPVALDNEPFGSRFPQQIGVLQSRVEAMLEERLETVHGITVERGRELIGFEQDEHGVTATVRGPEGRETLLRGRYLVGCDGSRSRVRRVLGLPFDGTDGGPQTRVAADVVLVRPPEKWFDGQAPQGVGEVDGRDVRMLPDVGLTGMITLSEGGRQTHFSLVGLENGVYRLMFSDPEQVGGRAIRRDAPITEREIQEVLHAVGGPAAELKELLWASRFGDACRQVDRYRVGRVLLAGDAAHIVFPIGGQGMNLGLQDAFNLGWKLAAAVNGWAPDGLLDTYHRERHPVAAAILGSARAQSTLLSREQDMSALRDLLTALVELPETNRYLAGLTSGLTIRYGAPEEAGGTDGADGAEGADGAEGADGNGHPLVGQLMPDLDLTVGGEPVRFGELMHTGRGVLLELREADGPSRLAPAVHGRADRLGHVVAGPAAGQDVHVRAALIRPDGHVCWASRHDTGPDDAALRAALTRWFG
- a CDS encoding MDR family MFS transporter, with the translated sequence MTSPSTGAPSSAPEQSASDRLDPALIRLGVILVIGAIASMLDTTIVSVAIDGLSHEFDTDISTIQWASTGYLLALSAVIPLTGWAVERFGARTMWLFSLTAFLAGSALCGAAWSVGSLIAFRVLQGIGGGLITPVMQTILVRAAGPQRIGRIMSIVAVPGHLSPIVGPLVGGAIIDSVSWRWIFYVNVPICVIALLLAWRGVPRDTRSDTAARLDVLGLSLLSPGLAAIIYGLSQTSRPEGFGATPVVVSLSLGAVLLAAFAAHALRTRITPVLDLRLFRHRSFTAATLLMFLGGMSVFGAMLLMPLYYQQVRDKSALDAGLLLAPQSIGTIIALTYVGKLTDRIGSRPIVLTGVAIGVAGTLAYTQVQPDTSVWLLSGSLLIWGIGIAASMVPIMSAAYQGLEPAAIPRATSAISVIQRLGGSFGTAVLSVILQRQITRHTEGGQSPSDPDALTKAFDTTFWWVLGFTALTLLPALLLPQVKKREPAGRTPEPATADR
- a CDS encoding TetR/AcrR family transcriptional regulator, which encodes MVTNARTSAVADARTPTDSRTPAGAGKRLRQGSPKKRAAIARAAFELFVAQGVAGTSVDAIAAEAGVSKRTVYDYYGSKERLFLSVIEDAEAAYAEQFADILDRTLGEVDGTDGTDGTDDLEAALVRFGRELGTTVARSVGRAAAIRLVITEAAHFPVLLDRWRGPGIEQRALAERLGALAERGVLAVPDPVEAAAHFGALVTSSVNHRSLFGVVPVGDAEIERIVVSGVRAFLLAYGPHRPAP